Below is a genomic region from Spirosoma radiotolerans.
ATTAAAATTAAGCTTTTTTTGCCGAATAAATCAGAAAGCCTCATTCGGTTAACCATGAATTAGAATTAAATAAAAAAGGTGGCCCGTTGCCAGGCCACCTTTTTTATCCATTAACAGCACAGCGACTAGGCGACCAGGTCGAAGCGACCGAGATTCATCACCTTAGTCCAGGCTGCGACGAAGTCCCGCACAAATTTTTCCTGCGAGTCGCTACATCCATACACTTCGGCGATGGCCCGGAGTTCTGAGTTCGAGCCGAAGATCAGATCGACACGCGTGCCCGTCCATTTGGGTTCACCCGTTCTGCGATCGCTACCCACAAAGATGCTCTGCGCATCTGAGGTTGCCCGCCAGGTGGTACTCATGTCGAGCAGGTTAACGAAGTAATCATTGGTGAGCGCTTCCGGACGCTTCGTGAAGACGCCATGTTGCGAGTGGTCGAAGTTCGTGTTAAGCACACGCATGCCCCCGACAAGTACCGTCAACTGCGGAATCGTCAGCGTCAAGAGTTGCGCTTTGTCGATCAGCATGTCTTCAGCCGCCGATTTGTGTCTGGCGTTGAGGTAGTTGCGGAACCCGTCAGCACTTGGCTCAAGCGCATCGAATGCTTGTATATCCGTTTGCTCCTGCGACGCATCGGCACGTCCTGGCGTGAAGGGTACGGTTACCTCATGACCGGCATTCCTAGCCGCCTGCTCAACACCGGCGCAGCCAGCCAGCACGATCAGATCAGCAATGGAGATTCGGGTATCGCCGGATTGCGTACTGTTGAACTCTTCCTGAATACTCGTGAGCGTACCTAATACCGTAGCCAGCTGTGCCGGATCGTTAACTTCCCAATCCTTCTGCGGTGCCAGACGAACACGGCCACCATTGGCTCCACCACGCTTGTCGGAGTTACGGTACGTAGACGCCGAGGCCCAGGCAGTAGATACCAGTTGGGACACTGACAGGCCCGATGCGAGAATATTAGCCTTTAGAGCCGCAATTTCCTGATCATTGACCAATGTATGCGTAATGGCGGGGACAGGATCCTGCCAAAGCAGCTCTTCGGTTGGTACTTCCGGACCCAGATAGCGCTCGATTGGGCCCATATCACGGTGCGTTAGCTTGAACCACGCCCGGGCAAATGCGTCCGCAAACTCATCCGGATTCTCGTAGAAGCGTCTTGAAATCTTTTCGTAAGTAGGATCGGCTCTCAGCGCCAGGTCGGTCGTCAGCATCATGGGTGCATGGCGCTTCAACGGATCGTGGGCATCGGGCACGGTGCCGGCTCCAGCTCCATCCTTCGGCCGCCACTGATGCGCTCCGCCGGGGCTCTTTGTCAGTTCCCAGTCGTAGCTGAAGAGGTGCTCAAAATAGTCATTGCTCCATTGGGTTGGGGTCGTTGTCCAGGTAACTTCCAGACCGCTGGTTATGGTGTCAGGCCCATGACCACTCCCAAAGGAGTTCTTCCAGCCAAGACTCATTTCTTCAATGGTTGCACCAGCGGGCTCAGAACTAACATACTGGCCTGGATCGGCAGCGCCGTGGGTTTTGCCGAATGTGTGCCCGCCGGCAATGAGGGCGACAGTTTCTTCGTCGTTCATAGCCATGCGACCGAAGGTCTCCCGAATATCGTGCGCAGAGGCAACGGGATCAGGATTTCCTGCCGGACCTTCCGGGTTCACGTAGATAAGCCCCATATTAGCCGCCCCAAGGGGTTGCTCCAGTTTACGCTCATGTGGGTTGGCATACCGAACATCGTCTCCCAGCCACTTGGTTTCGGAACCCCAATAAATATCCTCTTCTGGTTCCCATACGTCCTCACGTCCACCGCCAAAGCCAAATGTCTTAAAGCCCATCGATTCGAGAGCACAGTTGCCGGTGAGAACCAGCAGATCAGCCCACGAAAGTTTCCGGCCGTATTTCTGTTTGACCGGCCACAGCAGCAGACGGGCCTTGTCGAGGTTAGTATTATCGGGCCAGCTGTTGAGTGGCGCAAAGCGCTGGGCGCCAGAGCTGGCACCACCACGACCATCACCAATGCGGTAGGTACCCGCGCTGTGCCAGGCCATGCGAATGAAGAAAGGGCCATAGTGACCGTAATCGGCTGGCCACCAATCCTGAGAGGTGGTCATTAGATCAACAATATCTTTCTTAACAGCCGCCAGATCAAGCGTTTTGAACTCTTCAGCGTAGTTAAACGTCTCGCCCATCGGATCGGACAGCGAAGAATGTTGACGTAGAATATCCAGTCGTAACTGATTTGGCCACCAGTCGCGATTTCTTGTGCCGCCACCAGCACTTTTGTTTAGCTCTCCATTCAGAAAAGGGCATTTACCAACGGTGTTGACTTTGCTGTCGTCATTGACGTCCCATACAGATGGGTCTTGCGTGTCCTGCTTTTCGATATTTTCCATACTCGGTGGAGTTTTATTGTTTGACGAGTCAAACTTACATTAACTTGTATTATAATTTTTATTAATTGTTTTTATCTAATCATAGATAATATCTATAAAGTGGGTTTGAGATTATGAAGGGGAAGTTATGAAAAGGTATGAAGTCATTATGGCTCTTAGATAGTTACTCCGATCGATTGCTAATTAAAGTGGCCTGCAAACAAAATTAAAGCCCAGATGAACCGGTCACCCGGCGTATGCATCAGGCGTGTACTTGATTGGTTTCAACTTATCGACTGATGGTTATCAGGGAAATATGTAAGCATTCCAGGCAGCTTTGAGGATCAAACCTCACCTGCATTTTTATGCTACGTTACCTGCTTATCTGTTTATTCATTCCTGCGATTGCCAATGCCCAGCTTGAAAAAGACTGGGTGCGACTGCGCCAATATGCCAGCAATATCGGCGTAGATGAACGCTGTACAACACCCGACCCGGTCTGTCTGAAAGCCTGCTTTTCGCAGATCGTTTATGGGAAATCTATCCGACGAATGGGCTACCAGGATGTAGCCGAGCGGTTGGATACTGCCCGAATCAATCGGCTGACGCGGCAGTTCCTGACCGGGGCTGATTGGTGCCCCCTGTTGGATTCGCTGGAATCCCACGACCGCAATTACCGACAGCTTAAGGACTATTGCATGCGCTGTTTGGTCGACGATTATATGGCCGATTCGCTGAGTATCGAACAAATCAAATCAACGCTGAATGTTTACCGATGGCTCAATCGGTTTCCATCGACCAAACGAGTCATTGTCAACATTCCTTCGGCTACACTGCGGGTAATTGATGAATCAGGTGAAACGATCCTTAATAGTCGTGTAATTGTGGGGAAAGCCAGTACTCCGACTCCTCTGTTTACGGCGCAAATCACGGATATAGTTACCTACCCTTACTGGAATGTCCCCCGCTCGATTGCCATCAATGAGGTACTGCCTAAAATTCGAAAGAATCCAGCTGTGGTGCTGGCCGATATGAACCTACAGGTTATTGATGCACGAGGGAAAATTGTGCATCCTGATTCGATTGAGTGGTCGGCCACATCGGCAAAATCCTTTCCGTATCGATTGAGGCAATCGACCGGCTGCGATAACGCGCTGGGGGTGATGAAGTTTACGATCAACAGCCCATATGATATTTACCTGCACGATACAAACCAAAGAAGCTTGTTCGTGAATGAGAAACGGGCGCTGAGCCATGGCTGTATCCGGGTTGAGAAACCGGTCGAACTGGCTAATCTGCTACTGGGTACCACCCGTTTCGATGCCTCATTTTTGACAAGTTGCCGAAAACAGATCAATCCCAAAACCGTGCTTTTGTCGCACACTATCCCGGTTTTTGTTATATACTCTGTTCTTGACGTAGATGCTGCCGGTGCGATTTCTGTGTATAAAGATGTTTACCAGCGGGGGCAAACGGATCTCTGAATACGTTTGCCCCCGCTGGGGCTTAACTTCGTACGTCCGGCATGTCCTGGCCTTCGCGTCGGATATACGCTGCGTGTTCATCGAGCTTGGCCCGGCACCATTGAGCCAGCGCCTGACGATCAAGTCGTTTATCAAGATGTGTCAGTGCCGCCAGTACGAGTTGATAGCGGCTCATCTTATTGAGTACCAGCATGTCGAAAGGCGTGGTGGTGCGTCCTTCTTCGATGTACCCCCGAATGTGGAATCGGTTGGGGTTGGTCCGATGATGCAGTAATTCGTGAACCAGCATCGGGTAGCCATGGAAAGCGAAGATCACCGGACGATTGGCCGTAAAGAGCTGAACGAAAGCTGTTTCGGGAAAACCATGTGGGTGATCCTCTGGCGACATAAGGGTCAGCAGATCCACAACGTTTACCACCCGAACCTGCAGGTCTGGGAGATGGTCTTTCAGAATAGCGGCTGCCGCCACCACTTCGTTGGTTGGCACATCGCCCGCACAGGCCAGTACCACATCTGGTTGCTGAATTCCGGTGTTTCCGGCCCATTCCCAGATAGACATGCCGCGGCTGCAATGTTCGCGGGCTTCGTCAATGGACAACCACTGCGCTTGACACGCTTTCGAGGCCACAATCAGGTTGATGTAATCACGACTTCGCAGGCAATGGGCCGTTACCGACAACAGACAATTGGCATCGGGCGGCAGATATACGCGTGCCACGGAGCTTTTCTTCGCTACTACCAAATTGATAAAACTCGGCACCTGGTGAGTGTAACCGTTATGGTCTTGTCGCCATACGTGCGACGTGAGCAAGTAATTGAGGGAAGCCAGCGGTTTTCGCCATGGTGTTTCCTTGCTTACTTTCAGCCACTTGGCATATTGATTCAGCATGGAATCGACGAGTGGAATAAACGCTTCGTAGCAACTGAACAGCCCGTGTCTCCCCGTCAGCAAATACCCTTCCAGCCAGCCTTCGCATGTATGTTCACTCAGGATTTCCATGACTCGGCCATCGGGTGCCAGAAACTCATCCGTTTCAACCATTGGTCCCATCCAGGCACGTTGCGTTGCCTGAAACAGGGGTGTCATTCGGTTAGACGTTGTTTCATCCGGGCAGACGATTCGAAAATTTTGGGCGCTTTCATTTTGGCAAAATACATCGCGCAGATAGAGCGCCAGCGTGTGCGTTCCTTCCACTGATGTAGCTCCCGGCGACGGTACAGGTACCGCATAGTTGGCGTAATCGGGTAAGTCAAGAGGTACTAGTAACTGACCACCATTGGCATGGGGATTCATTCCGATACGTCGTGAACCAGTCGGGCAGCCGCTGACAACGTGGCTAAAAGGACGACCTTCGCCGTCGAACAAATTCTGGGGATGGTAGCTACGCAGCCAGGTTTCCAGCGTAGCCAGCTGAGTAGGTTTGCCCGCCGGATCAGCAACGGGTAACTGGTGCGCGTGGGACGTATTCTCAATGGGCTGCCCGTCTACGGTGAGTGGGCAAGTCCACCCTTTGGGCGTTTGCAGAATCAACATCGGCCAGGCCGGAACCCCCATTAACATGCCCGACCGGGCGTTTCGCTGGATAATCTGGATTTCCTCATAGGCCCAATTCATCGCCTGCCACATAGCCGCGTGAACCTGCATGGGATCGCTGCCGCTAACGATACGTACCTGGTAGCCAAAGCCCGTAAACAGATGAGTTAGCTCGTCATTGCTCATGCGACCATAAATTGTGGGCCCCGACAGTTTGTAGCCGTTGACGTGTAAAATAGGGAGCACGGCCCCCGAGGTAGCGGGATTCAGGTATTTATTGGAATGCCAGGCGGCAGCCAGGGGGCCGGTTTCCGCTTCGCCATCGCCGATGACACAGGTTACAATCAGGTCTGGATTGTCGAGTGCGGCTCCGAATGCATGGGAAAGACAATACCCTAATTCTCCTCCTTCCTGAATCTGGCCGGGTGTGCCGGGCACCAGATGGCTCGGCAGTCCATAAGGCCACGAAAACTGACGGATCAGTTGGCTCATGCCTTCGATGCCTACTGCATACTGAGAATCGTAGTCACCGAGGGTTCCTTCCAGATACAAATTTGCCAGAATGGCCGGTGCCCCGTGGCCCGGCCCAACCACTAGCAGAACGTTGGCATTGGTATCCTGAATAAGTCGATTCAAATGGGCATAGATCAGATTCAGACCGGGTTGCGTTCCCCAGTGTCCGAGTAAGCGCGGCTTGATGTCAGTCGCTTCCAGCGGCCGTTTCAGCAAAAAATTATCCCGCAGGTACAACTGGGCTGCTCCAAGATAATTGGTGGCCAGCCAGTAACGATGTAGGTTGGTGAGCCGCTGATGTGTCGGCTCCGTCGTTGGTAAAGAAAGGGTCTGATTCATCAGAAAAGGGCTATAGACGACCAACAAATTTGCTCGTTGGCTCATAACAAAGTTGGCGTCTAGCCTGGGGGTAGGTACTGATTGGCAATAGGCTTTTCAATGAGTTTAATCAGGATAGGGCAACCTCAGAAAGTGCCCTGAGCAAAGTACTAAGACAGTATACGGCATGGCCTGTCGAGAATCATCGGTTTGGCTGATTAGTCGCATTCATTATCGGCCATATGGTCGTTAATTTTAGGATAGCGGTTCCATTTAACAGCCCGCGTATTTATCTCATGCTAAGTGAATTAACCTCCGATATGATCGAGAGCATGCTGGGCAATCAGTACTACGGCCGGATTGCCTGCGCTGCCGGGAGCCGGATTCTAATCGAACCTATGATGTACTACTATGACGGTCATTATATTTATGGTCTTACTCGTCAGGGCACCAAAACGCAGCTGCTGCACCAAAATCCAAACGTAGCCTTCGAAATCGATGAAGCGATCAGCCTGGACATCTGGCGAAGTGTGGTCATTGAGGGCGTCTACGAAGAATTGCAGGAGGAAGACCGCGATTATGCGCTTTACTTGTTGAAAAAACGTAAAATACCGGTCTTTGCCGATGAACGGTTTGGTTATCCTGACGTGCCCGTACCGGCCGATCTGAAAGTAATCTACCCAGTCGTCTATCGCATACAAATTATGAGCAAAACGGGGCGTTGCTATCAACGCCATCCACACTCTAAATCAGTACAAGCGGCTCATCTGGGCTAAAAATCTCACGCCCATACGCTTCTGCGTGTTCCGTACCATTCGCCTTACTCTGGGATTCGGCTGTACGGTATTGGCTATGACCTTCGGGCCGATCCAAAACGTGGGGAAGCGGGCGTGAAATACGGGCTATTATTAATCTTCTGCAACAGTCCAACATTACTGTGCTCCATTGGCCACTCACACCACTTACTGAGCGTATTATAAACGCTCAATCATTGACCGCGCTCAAATCAAGCGCTATTTTAGTGAACACGGATTGAGGGCGATTGGTCGATACGAAAGCCGTACTGGATGCCGGGCAGTTGTCAGCTTCTTATACCACCGATGTCTATGAGCGGGAGCGCTCCTATTTCCACTATGATTATACCCGCAAACCGATCAAGGGCGACGTGTTAAACTGGTTGCAAAATCACCCAAACGTAGCTATGATTCGCTTTCTGTTTGCTCATCGTGGATGCGTCCAATGCCTGGATAGATCCGGGTGGTGAGGTTTGTTCGCTACTGCCCAGCTTGGCGGCTGCATTCGAATAGGAAGCGGCATCGAAGCAGGAGGGCATACAGCGATCAAATGGTTCATACCAGTAGAAAGTCGCGGGCTAATAACCCGCGACTTTCTACTGGTATGAACGTTGTCCAATTCATATGCGCATGACCAAAACGGGCTTTTGGGAATGATTCAGTACATCTTCGGCGACACTGCCTGACAGAAAGTGCCGCAACCCCTTGTAGCCGTGGGTAACCAGCACAATCAGGTCTGCATTTGCCTCATCAGCATAGTCGAGAATACCTCCCGATACATCGCGGGATTTATAAACCGTAGCGGTAAACTCTGTAATCCCTTCTGCTCTGGCAAATTCATTTATCCAGTCACGGATGCCTTCTGGGACCCGACTGTCGGTGGGTGTTTGTACATAGAGAAACTGGTACTTTTTCCCTTCGCTTAATGGAAAGGAATAGGGCTGAACGGCTTTTAAGCGGTCATCCACATCGATGGCATAAACAATTTTTTCGGGACGAAACGGGACAACAGGTTTCTTTATAATCAGTACCGGGCAGTGCGCATGCCGGACAATGCTCTCGGCATTGGAGCCCACCAGCCACTCTTCCAGACCTGATGCGCCTTCCGAACTCATTACAATCAGGTCGGCGGGCCGATCCGTAACATTGTGAATCAGCCCTTGGCCATTGGTCAGTAAGGTTGGAACAATGGTAACGCCTTTGTATTTTTCATTCGCTACCAGACGATTCAGGGCTATTTTTGCTTCCTGTTCCAGTTGCCGCCATTCGTCGACTGTATAGCTAGTGGTAATCGACACGGCTTCCGGATAAGCAGCCACAGGCAAGGGATACACCACCGAATGCAGCAGAAGTATCGTAGACTGATAGGTTCGGGCAATCTCTACCGCCACTGAAAGAGCCGCTTCTGAGGCAGCACTCAAGTCGGTAGGAACAAGGATCGTTTTCATCGGGAGGAAGTTTTGATTTATGGACAAAGGAATCCCGGCTCGGTCATTTATACACTGACGGTCAGTACGTAACCGCCTGATTTATATCACATAGGAACCTGACTTCCTGCCGAGCCATTTCCTTGTTTCGTCGATTCATCCCCAGCCTTTTCGACGGTTGGACAAGGCCTACCGTGCTCAACATGTTTACGTTGATTTTAGCCATCATCTGACTCATACTTTCCTGACCAAGGTCTCGCCTGTTCCTGATGCAGGTCATGCCATCATCTGTCTGCTAACTCTACTTTTGTCATGCTCAAGTTGAAGAACCGACCGCAGATCACTAGGTTATTTTTTGCATTCATAGCCGACTTAAAGATGATACCAACTACCATGAAAGCCGCTGTTGCCCGAGCGTACGGGCAGCCGCTCCAGCTAGAAGAGGTTCCTGTTCCTGCCCTTATACCAGGCCGGATTTTAGTCAAAGTGGCTGCCTGTGGGGTTTGCCATACCGATTTGCACGCCATCAACGGCGATTGGCCGGTCAAGGCAACCTTGCCATTAATTCCCGGTCACGAAGGTGTTGGAACGGTAGTGGCCATTGGCGAGGGCGTCACCCAGGTAAAGGTAGGCGATCGGGTGGGAGTTCCCTGGCTCTATACGGCCTGTGGTCATTGCGAGCACTGCCATACGGGCTGGGAAACGCTTTGCGAACGTCAGCAGAATACCGGCTATTCGGTGCAGGGAAGCTATGCGGAATACGTACTGGCTGACCCGAACTATATCGGAATTCTGCCCGATTCCCTATCGTTTGAGGAAGCTGCGCCCATCCTGTGCGCGGGCGTTACGGTGTACAAAGGTTTGAAAGAAACGGAAGTAAAACCCGGCCAATGGGTCGTCATATCCGGTATCGGGGGCTTAGGTCACCTGGCGGTTCAGTATGCCAAAGCCATGGGCATGAAAGTAGTGGCGGTGGATATTCAGGATGACAAATTAGACCTGGCGAAAAGCGTAGGGGCCGATCTGCTCATCAACGCGCTGAACGAAGATCCCGTGGGCGCTATTCAACGCCTAATTAGGGGAGCGCATGGCGTTCTGGTCACTGCCGTTTCCCGTTCGGCGTTTGCGCAGGCTGTTGGGATGTTGCGCCGACACGGGACGCTGGCCTTGGTCGGCCTGCCACCAGGTGATTTTGATCTGAATATTTTCGATATAGTGCTCACACGCAAGACCGTTCGCGGATCTATTGTCGGTACCCGTCAGGACCTGGTCGAGAGTCTGGCTTTTGCTGCCGATGGGAAAGTGAAGGTCCACTACCATGCGGATCGGTTAGAGAATATCAATCAGGTACTTGCCGATATGACTGCCGGTAAAATAGACGGGCGAGTAGTACTGCGTATGTCAGAAACGGAAGCGAGCCAGCAAGCGAGTTTGCCGGTTAACCGTACGCTGATGGCTGTTTAACCGGCTATGCTAAATACCATCGTTATTGACAGGGCCGGGCAAAACCAGGGCCCTGTCAATAGTTTTTGCTGGTTTCATCGGCACCGCTTACCTGATTAACCTGGTTGCTGGCCGATAGCATGATCGTAGGAGTGCAGTTAAGAACAAGGAAGCGCATAGCTGATCTAGCAACTCGAATCCATTCATCCGGGGCATATTCACATTCGGCCAAATCGGATTGAAGCTTGACCGATTAGCCCGCCCGTGCAGTGAGTTAGCTTAAAACATCAAAGCCATCCTTCGCTTCGAAGACAACAGCCTTTGTGCTGTTTAATCGCACTACACATAAAAAAAGCGGTCATCCTCGTCGTCATCTGTTAACAGTATTCGTATTTTGACCAGGGTCGGCTGAGAAAGTGTTGGATTGTGCTTGGCCAAGTGCGAGGAACTGTCGGGTGTGGCGGGCAATCATGATTTCTTCGTTGGTGGGAATAATGCGTACTACTGGTAAATGCCCTTCAGGGGAAATAACAGCCGCACTGGCTGCGTTCCGGTCAGGATCGAGGACAATACCCAGATAATCGAGTTGAGCGCAGATTTGGGTTCGAATGGCTGGCGCTTGTTCACCCATGCCGCCCGTGAATACCAGGGTATCAAGCCCGTTTAATACCGTTAGCATAGCGCCCATCTGTTTGCGAGCCTGATAACAAAACAAATCAATGGCCTGAGCCGCTGCCTGATTATGGGGTGCCTGCTGAAGTAATTCCTGCATATCGGAACTAAGGCCGGATACACCCCGCAGACCAGATTCATCATTGAGTAGATGACTCAGGGCCGAGGCCTCCATCTGTTTGTTTGTGAGCAGATACAGCAGTACGCCGGGGTCAAGATCGCCCGAGCGTGTCCCCATCATGAGGCCTCCAGTCGGAGTAAACCCCATCGTCGTGTCCAGGCTTTTACCCTGGCGAACGGCGGTCATGCTGGCGCCATTTCCCAAGTGTGCCAGCAAAATCCGGCCTTGGGCCGCTTCCGGCCCGGCTTCTCTGGCAAGCTGACTTAACACATATTCGTAGGATAATCCATGAAACCCGTAGCGAATGAGCCCTTCGTCGGCCAATTGGCGCGGTATCGGTAAGCGTTTGGCTAGATCGGGCATGGTTT
It encodes:
- the katG gene encoding catalase/peroxidase HPI; the protein is MENIEKQDTQDPSVWDVNDDSKVNTVGKCPFLNGELNKSAGGGTRNRDWWPNQLRLDILRQHSSLSDPMGETFNYAEEFKTLDLAAVKKDIVDLMTTSQDWWPADYGHYGPFFIRMAWHSAGTYRIGDGRGGASSGAQRFAPLNSWPDNTNLDKARLLLWPVKQKYGRKLSWADLLVLTGNCALESMGFKTFGFGGGREDVWEPEEDIYWGSETKWLGDDVRYANPHERKLEQPLGAANMGLIYVNPEGPAGNPDPVASAHDIRETFGRMAMNDEETVALIAGGHTFGKTHGAADPGQYVSSEPAGATIEEMSLGWKNSFGSGHGPDTITSGLEVTWTTTPTQWSNDYFEHLFSYDWELTKSPGGAHQWRPKDGAGAGTVPDAHDPLKRHAPMMLTTDLALRADPTYEKISRRFYENPDEFADAFARAWFKLTHRDMGPIERYLGPEVPTEELLWQDPVPAITHTLVNDQEIAALKANILASGLSVSQLVSTAWASASTYRNSDKRGGANGGRVRLAPQKDWEVNDPAQLATVLGTLTSIQEEFNSTQSGDTRISIADLIVLAGCAGVEQAARNAGHEVTVPFTPGRADASQEQTDIQAFDALEPSADGFRNYLNARHKSAAEDMLIDKAQLLTLTIPQLTVLVGGMRVLNTNFDHSQHGVFTKRPEALTNDYFVNLLDMSTTWRATSDAQSIFVGSDRRTGEPKWTGTRVDLIFGSNSELRAIAEVYGCSDSQEKFVRDFVAAWTKVMNLGRFDLVA
- a CDS encoding phosphoketolase family protein; the protein is MSQRANLLVVYSPFLMNQTLSLPTTEPTHQRLTNLHRYWLATNYLGAAQLYLRDNFLLKRPLEATDIKPRLLGHWGTQPGLNLIYAHLNRLIQDTNANVLLVVGPGHGAPAILANLYLEGTLGDYDSQYAVGIEGMSQLIRQFSWPYGLPSHLVPGTPGQIQEGGELGYCLSHAFGAALDNPDLIVTCVIGDGEAETGPLAAAWHSNKYLNPATSGAVLPILHVNGYKLSGPTIYGRMSNDELTHLFTGFGYQVRIVSGSDPMQVHAAMWQAMNWAYEEIQIIQRNARSGMLMGVPAWPMLILQTPKGWTCPLTVDGQPIENTSHAHQLPVADPAGKPTQLATLETWLRSYHPQNLFDGEGRPFSHVVSGCPTGSRRIGMNPHANGGQLLVPLDLPDYANYAVPVPSPGATSVEGTHTLALYLRDVFCQNESAQNFRIVCPDETTSNRMTPLFQATQRAWMGPMVETDEFLAPDGRVMEILSEHTCEGWLEGYLLTGRHGLFSCYEAFIPLVDSMLNQYAKWLKVSKETPWRKPLASLNYLLTSHVWRQDHNGYTHQVPSFINLVVAKKSSVARVYLPPDANCLLSVTAHCLRSRDYINLIVASKACQAQWLSIDEAREHCSRGMSIWEWAGNTGIQQPDVVLACAGDVPTNEVVAAAAILKDHLPDLQVRVVNVVDLLTLMSPEDHPHGFPETAFVQLFTANRPVIFAFHGYPMLVHELLHHRTNPNRFHIRGYIEEGRTTTPFDMLVLNKMSRYQLVLAALTHLDKRLDRQALAQWCRAKLDEHAAYIRREGQDMPDVRS
- a CDS encoding acetate/propionate family kinase, with amino-acid sequence MLIPDSPVLVLNSGSSSLKFAVYPADEQRWLSGKLTRIGLDNGRLETTDRQHRIQSIQCDLPDHSAALTFLFNWLQEQPTIRLCAVGHRLVHGGITYRTPQRVTPELLADLRLLIPLAPDHLPAEISLIEAVSQLYPELPQVVCFDTAFHQTMPDLAKRLPIPRQLADEGLIRYGFHGLSYEYVLSQLAREAGPEAAQGRILLAHLGNGASMTAVRQGKSLDTTMGFTPTGGLMMGTRSGDLDPGVLLYLLTNKQMEASALSHLLNDESGLRGVSGLSSDMQELLQQAPHNQAAAQAIDLFCYQARKQMGAMLTVLNGLDTLVFTGGMGEQAPAIRTQICAQLDYLGIVLDPDRNAASAAVISPEGHLPVVRIIPTNEEIMIARHTRQFLALGQAQSNTFSADPGQNTNTVNR
- a CDS encoding universal stress protein: MKTILVPTDLSAASEAALSVAVEIARTYQSTILLLHSVVYPLPVAAYPEAVSITTSYTVDEWRQLEQEAKIALNRLVANEKYKGVTIVPTLLTNGQGLIHNVTDRPADLIVMSSEGASGLEEWLVGSNAESIVRHAHCPVLIIKKPVVPFRPEKIVYAIDVDDRLKAVQPYSFPLSEGKKYQFLYVQTPTDSRVPEGIRDWINEFARAEGITEFTATVYKSRDVSGGILDYADEANADLIVLVTHGYKGLRHFLSGSVAEDVLNHSQKPVLVMRI
- the adhP gene encoding alcohol dehydrogenase AdhP; translated protein: MKAAVARAYGQPLQLEEVPVPALIPGRILVKVAACGVCHTDLHAINGDWPVKATLPLIPGHEGVGTVVAIGEGVTQVKVGDRVGVPWLYTACGHCEHCHTGWETLCERQQNTGYSVQGSYAEYVLADPNYIGILPDSLSFEEAAPILCAGVTVYKGLKETEVKPGQWVVISGIGGLGHLAVQYAKAMGMKVVAVDIQDDKLDLAKSVGADLLINALNEDPVGAIQRLIRGAHGVLVTAVSRSAFAQAVGMLRRHGTLALVGLPPGDFDLNIFDIVLTRKTVRGSIVGTRQDLVESLAFAADGKVKVHYHADRLENINQVLADMTAGKIDGRVVLRMSETEASQQASLPVNRTLMAV
- a CDS encoding L,D-transpeptidase family protein, encoding MLRYLLICLFIPAIANAQLEKDWVRLRQYASNIGVDERCTTPDPVCLKACFSQIVYGKSIRRMGYQDVAERLDTARINRLTRQFLTGADWCPLLDSLESHDRNYRQLKDYCMRCLVDDYMADSLSIEQIKSTLNVYRWLNRFPSTKRVIVNIPSATLRVIDESGETILNSRVIVGKASTPTPLFTAQITDIVTYPYWNVPRSIAINEVLPKIRKNPAVVLADMNLQVIDARGKIVHPDSIEWSATSAKSFPYRLRQSTGCDNALGVMKFTINSPYDIYLHDTNQRSLFVNEKRALSHGCIRVEKPVELANLLLGTTRFDASFLTSCRKQINPKTVLLSHTIPVFVIYSVLDVDAAGAISVYKDVYQRGQTDL
- a CDS encoding NAD(P)-dependent oxidoreductase — protein: MLHWPLTPLTERIINAQSLTALKSSAILVNTD
- a CDS encoding pyridoxamine 5'-phosphate oxidase family protein; translation: MLSELTSDMIESMLGNQYYGRIACAAGSRILIEPMMYYYDGHYIYGLTRQGTKTQLLHQNPNVAFEIDEAISLDIWRSVVIEGVYEELQEEDRDYALYLLKKRKIPVFADERFGYPDVPVPADLKVIYPVVYRIQIMSKTGRCYQRHPHSKSVQAAHLG